The genomic DNA CATTCGGTATTAGACTCTAGATTTTTGGGAGACGATGTTGTTCCTTCGAAAATCTCTTCCTCCCGtgttattaaaaaatacaaataaaaatatacatttttaaggGGATTTGTAGGTTGTTATCTCTTTACCAACTTCCTcgtttctattctcaattttaaagttttaccttttttatatttaaaagcatGCTCCAATATACAGCCAGCATTCAACGTATTTAAAATTCTGCATGGAAAAAAAATCGAACTGGAACATGTAGATGACTTTATCCGTTACAATTTCTGTCGTATCATTTTGCtcgtatcagaaaaaaataaacatatagcctgtctttgtatttttattatttgtagaCTAAATACCCCACAGTAACTTTACTgaaagtaagtaagtaagtaagtaagtaagtaagtaagtaagtaaattatttattatagtgacatgtgtaaaTATGTACagattataaataattaatgttCATAGAAATAAAGGAAGAAGTTAACAAAAGTTCACCAAAAACATGTTCTCGTATATCAGAATAGAATGTACAGTCCAGTAAAAAAATGAGTTTCAGTTTCGGTCACGTCTGCAGTGCAAAATTTGCAAAGTCTTACTTCTGGTACGTACGTCGCGTCTTTCCCCTATATATCGTCCTGTTTCTATCCTCAGAGGTAATATTCCACACCTGAATTGTGCTAAATGCGAGCGTTCAACTTTGGTTAAACTTAGTTTTACATACTGCTCCTGATTAAAGGCAGATTTGAAAGGTACGAATGAATTGTAGACTTTATCGTCCATAGATAAGAGTCTGGGTCATAAAGtggtataatacatgtattatcatatGATCCTAATTCAATGAACTTCTGTCCTATATTGGACGATAGTCAAACATGGATTCTGAAATCGTAATTCCAAAGGATAAAGTTCACAATTTTATAGTAAGCTCATTGGAAGCTGTTGGATTAACTCCAGCGCGTGGATCATTGGTTGCAGATATACTGGTATCGGCAGATTACAGAGGAATCTATAGTCACGGGGTCATATTACTTGGTAGCTAGTATCTTATTTCAATAATGAGGTGTTAAATTTTACGGAGTCAACAACCAAACAATGTTAAGTCTCTagtgttttgtttgtattttattttattttgcaatgtaTTAACGAATCAACAGAACACATATAACATTTAatcatgatatttataaaatacctttgttgaataaagttattatcttttttagAATAGTCTCGGTCTACTTTTCGTCTTTTTAATATCTGGTCCAAATATAATGCTAATTTAGGCAGAAACAATTGTAAATTCTGTGGCATTAGTCTTTTGTGAAGAGTTTTCTCATGTGGGAATTATACCACCGCTTTTAAATACATTGTCAACAATAAGAAATAATCGCATTGTTGAAGGTGGTACGGTTGTCTATAATTGCTAACATCCTTTTATTTGAACTATAGAAAATACAGTTGTTTCATTaccaaccataccacatcttttctttttaaaatgtacttGTTTGTTAGTAGGACTAAACGTTAGGGGCTAAATATTCATGTTTGTATTGTCTTCCAACCTGGTTTTTAGATATAAGATATAATAAAGAGCAGTAATGCTATGAAATatcgaaattattttttttatacgtcAATTTAAACTGTTGACCTTATTCAACCTTTGTACCAAAATGTATTTTCTGGCCTTTATTCACATTTATTGAATTAATGCATCAGTTTATGAATTGTCGGTATATGTGTGATGTTGAGTGGAAACTGTAAGACATACTAATTTTGACTGTAACTTCTTTTAGATAAATATATGGACGAAATCAGATCAGGGGTCATATCATTAGAAGACAAAGAACCAACAGTTATTAAAGAATCAATAGGAACGGCACTTGTAGACGGACATAGCTTAATTGGTAAGTTAATTAAGGTTGTGTTGACTGTAATGAATCAATTATTGCTATGAAATTACATGTTATCATCCTTGGTGACATTCTTTATTTCGTCCTCGGTTTACACATTTGTCTTAGAATGCGTgcttagaccgttggttttcctgctTGAATGCTTTTGcacttttaagttttcaaatatatataaaatgactgaataaatagtctaCTGTAACAATCAATCTTACAGGTcgatggatcatgtaatatgattctgtacactacaaaatataatttataacaagtcaaaaagggtacaacatcacaaTTAGATAACTGTTAAATGAtcaaaaaatagatatttcttataacagatatccttcttcaataatagcacgatgtcaaatgaatcctGTAAATCTATTCAAACTGAGAAACTTTTTTCTAAATCttcaaatttatacaatttaagcgaacatCACAAACGCtggtacaattttaaaatgtccaAACACGGCGCAAAGATTACAAAGATATGCCAAatgaaaatagttattttcgatgtgaactggcacaactctaaattTCCAAAGGTTGTGACAGTTTAGGTGTTATAACTGCattgagggcagtcctcaaacaaaaaaatcacaaatgtcCTAACCGATCCAAGTTAGTATAATATGTCAAATTTGATAACGGTAGTGCAATTGCAACATAAACTAAATTTTTAAGCCTCCCAAACGAAAAGCAGtccaaaaaaaattagaaaaataagttttatctaatgaggtaaaataattgaacgtggcTACGTGTTTATACATCCATCCTGGATGAATGGAGCCCTGTAATTTGAactggtatttaaaaaaaaattcaaactgcAAAGCCATTACTAAAGCCGTAGTTACTGGAAACAAGTGATGACAGGAAAGATGAGGGACTCATTCTATTTTTTCCATTAATGCCCTCTGGGGAAACTGTCCGTAACTTTcctatccaaaatctttcccgataGACTATGTCGACCTTCTACCAACCCTCGTTGTGGTCTATGATTGTGATGGTAAGGTTTTTGAAATCAGCTTGTGTGTGCCCAgtgatctcaaatgacgacttacgggtagtttaaaaaagaagatgttgtatgattgccaatgagaaaactatccacaaaagaccaaaatgacacaaacatttaaaattataggtcaccgtacggccttcaacaatgagcaaagcccataccgcatatagtcagctataaaaggccccgataagacaatgtaaaacaattcaagcgagaaaactaacggccttatttatatatatgtaaatgaatgaatgaaaaacaaatatgcaacacataaacaaacgaaaaccactgaattacaggctcctgacttgggacaggcacatacataaataatgtggcggggttaaacatgttagcgggatccgaaccctcccctaacctgggacagtgttataacagtacaacataagaacgaactataaaaatcagttgaaaaaggcttaactcatcagatagacaaaaaataaaaatggacgtggccgggtacttatacatcccgacacaaaaagacacaataaacGTTCACACACAATAAGTGGGAAAAGACATTTATTGTTCAAATGAACAGAATCGCAACTTCTTTGTCAAAAGACATCAACATGTATAGGTGATCAAATTACATAGATGCATATtgtataatcaaatataaaagtattttagtgaccaaatgtaaacaaatcaaacgagaaaactaacgaacTGATCAATGACAAAACAATTAgcgaaaacaaatttaacaggCAGCAATAAACAAACCAATGAATTATAGACTATTAGTTGAtacttttatcaaaacaaatgtaCCTGGCTTTCTTAATTCTTCCTACATGTACATTGTgcgaaaatatattttaaatgtgaaCAAGCATACGAGCCTAAtacaaattgatttaaaatccTACAAGTAATCGAAGTTTAGTACACCAATTCTACCTATAATTCCTGgtttcaaaaaatttcaatgctttttttattatttccattaaaaatattttcaggtGCGTATGTTGCCCGGTACTGTATGGATATTGCTATCAGAAAAGCAAAAGTAGCTGGAATTGGATTTGTCACGTGTAGAGGTGAAAATATTGTTTCGTCTTATCATGgcatttaatttacaaaaaaaaatacatcccTTCGGTAATGTTTCATGTCAACACATACATGTTGACTAAAAGATTGCTGACACACAGGATAAAAATATGTCCACTAGCAGTTTGGGTCAAATGCACTTTTTAGTTGATTAAGGCGCTACTGGTTTTCAGTTTACTTATTGCAAACTTCGTGTTGATATTTTTCTTCTACTGTATATTTGCgcttatttttatgttgtttatcTTGCTATATATGCTTCTTTTTGCGAACGATAACGAAGgacataaaataaacatatcaaattaCATTTAAACGTGTTATTTGGTCGCAACTCAAAGGCGTTAACGctgctttttcttttatttatgttatcattattttttattattttaggagCAAATCACTTTGGTATGGCGGGATGGTACAGTATGTATGCGATGGAACAAGGATTTGtagtaaattatattttttattatttattagtaTGCATGtgatagtaaaaaaaaccatttctactttaatatcaatataaaacaagaacTTCAACATATATTACTCGTTGATGTGCTTGCATTcagtatttctatttgttttctttttttttgttttgccataCACATACTTTATTCTACTTAATAAAAACATGATATGAAAGTATGTTAAAATTAATGGGTTAATAGGAGACTTTGTATTAACTTTCATACctgaaaaatatagatattttcaACTGataatcattgtttattttgttaggTCTGTTGTTCTATCAATTCAGCTGTTTTCTTTTATCTGCAatcaggggcggatgcaggaattttcgaaagggggtgctaacccagggcaaagggggggggggggggggggcaaaacatatgtcccgatacaaatgcattgatcggcaaagataaaggggggtgcgcacccccggaaccccccctctggatctgccactggcAATTACAGGTTAACAGACAATAATGTCATGTTTGTCAGTTTTCCTtatcatctttttatatttaagataatttattttgttttcctaCTCAATTACAGGGAATAGCGTTGTGTAATACTAATCCTCGAATGGTTCCCACTAGAGGGACAAGGGTAAGTACAGGAATGGTTCCAACGTAATAATGATGGGTACAATAGTAGATATAAATAGACAAGTAGGATATATGTACTACTATAGTTCTGGCTTTTATAATACATTGAAACACTTGTATAGATTTGGGCAAGACAAATATCTAAAATCTATTaggaacaaaattcaaatttgcaGGTTGACAGTTGATGTAAACCAAGTTGActaaatcaaattatttcattCCATTTAAACACCAGAATAATGCTAAAATGGTAAAAGTTAACAAGAAAATGCTCTGAATAAAAAGAGCAATACTTGAAAGTAGGGATAGTGAAGACATTCCCCGAATAGTTCCGAATATAGCAACAATTGTAAATATAGATACTGAAAACAATCGTCGAATAGTTCCTAAAAGAGATACAATGACAAGCACATATAGCCTAAACAAGCATTTAATGGTTCCGAATACAGCATCAaagatacatacatgtacatatagcCTAGACAACCGACAAATGGTTTCAACTTCAGGAACAATAGTATGTAATCAAAAACCGTCTGGATAATCTTTAGGTATTTTAGACTACTAAGGAGAATACTTGTATTGAAGGTACAGTTTGGATAAGACGAAAATGCTTCCTACTAGATGAACTgcagtgtacatgtatttgttgtttGACGTCgaaaatttcatttataaaaaggtCAAAGATTAGAATGACTATAGGATAGCACGGCCAGAATTATCTTTTGTACAAATAGGTCATTATATGATGTACTTAATTTTTCATTGTCagagtaaaagagggacgaatgATATcagatggacagtcaaactcataattataaccttcttttgtttttgttattgttttttgtttactattttggCAAATCAGAAAGAATATCATTgagttttattcaaatgtttttttcattgaagCCGACTTTAGGTACAAATCCAATCAGTATTGCAGCTCCTGGAAATGATGGTGACAGTTTTATCCTCGACATGGCTACTACAGTGGTGGCTGCTGGAAAGGTTAGATTGTTTGTCTTATTCGTGATAACATCCGATTATcctagtcttatgtagacgaaacctgcgtatggcgtactaaattataatcctggtacctttgatcaATATTTACACatctgggtcgatgccactgctggtggatgttCGTCCcggagggtatcaccagcccaggagtcaacacttcggtgttgacatgaatatcaatgatgtggtcatttaataaatttcctgtttacaaaactttgaatttgtcgAAAAATtacggattttcttattccaggcaaagattatcttagccgtatttggcacaacttttttgggaattttggatccttaatgctcttcaacttttttcttgtttgttttaataaatattttgatatgggtgtcactgatgggtctaatgtagacgaaacgcgcgaaTGGCGTaatgaattataatcctggtacattttttgtacatttgatatctatttacaccactgggtcgatgccactgctggtaaacgtttcgtccctgagggtatcaccagcccagaagaATAAACGGAATATAGTATAATTTTAGCtaattatacagaaaaaaaatgtaaaagaaaagatTCATTCTTTAAACCATAACTGCATGAACTGAATAGAGATATTTATTAAGAGAACTGTACAAATGTGTGATTAGGATTCATAGTTTATATAACAAAAGCACATTTATCAGTaagaaatttattcaaaatatgtatatgtttgGAAGAAATGATGCCAGTACAGCAACGTTATCCATCTGACAGATAATATATTTGATGACTCAGTGTCCTTAATTTTTAACACACAATTAAGTCGTCTTTATCCCTCTCAATTTCATGTAGTAAAACATAACGGAATTGTATTATTTGATAGATTTGCTTATAAATAACACGCAGGGTGCTTATCACAGaacattgaaaacaattgtttttcttttttaattcagttGAAGATCATGGCTTCAAGACATAGTATTCTTCCAGCAAATATGATTGTTGATGTGAATGGGCATGTGAGTATCCATACAAATGATTATatcaacattatattttaaaaaattccaaagatcagATTATTGATTGCTGTTAACATTATGAATTATAAAACGTACTAGAAACTAAGCAATTGCCCAAACTTTAATGTGATGCTGGTCCAATATTTCAGTACATTCCTGTCTCAAGTATCATTGAATtgaaaaacttaaatttaaGGGTTTAACCGAGATGGAGCGAGCTGCAGCTACGTAAATCCGTGAATGAAACGTGAATGTTGGCGGGAATAAGGAGGAGAATGATATATGGTGTAACTGCTTGTCAATGGCAGCTTCACTTCTACAGTTGAACTTTACAAATCTGTTTCTTTATGGACTAGACTAGTATGGTATCTAGTGGCCATCGAGACGACTGCAAACGTCAAAGCACGGTATTGGTGCCACTCAGCGTTACACGACGTTCCTATAAAGCAACCCATAACAACTAGTATTTACTAcccaaatgaaaataatattaggGAGCACCGATGTCAAACAGAACAAAACATATTATGATTCTACTTTAATATACTTTGATAATAAACTGTTGAAGATATGACACAAGAGGATCATATAATCCTGTATACTAGTGAGTGAATGTACTCTATGGTGACTTGACTGTACGTTAGGAAGCTACCATTTGacttttatggggggggggctaggatgaaaaagtttgtcctgcttttttttagctgtaatctctgtcctgcctttttgtttttcactctgttcagtcctgcattttattttagtttatcctgactttttttttgcaagtgtctcccCCCATGAAAATCAAATGGTGGCTCcctataataatattgaatcaATTGGTTGCCATCAATACTATGATTTTATCTTATTATTTGATATCCACAGGAAAGCCGTAACTACAAAGATTTCAATGGAGTGTTTCCGGTCGGGGGTAGAGAAGAAACTGGTAGGGTACGCAATTAATAAAGTAAAGTTAATATTTGCTTAGATATATATCGGGTATATTCGTTCAGTTAATATGAATACAAGTTCTCAATTACTTCAGtgattttgtaaatttcttaGTCAACAGTGATTTTGTAAACTCCATAATCAATCAGTGattattcaaatgatttttacttttacatataCAAACGAAACAAAAAAGTCATGCACTCCCTTTGCCGTTATCACTTAATACACAAAACCTCAAAACTTAATCAGAAAGACAGTCTTAGTTAAATGAACGCTAGACGAAAACTTCGTAAACTAgtgaatattgtattttaaatttagattcGTACATTTAGGAGTGTCTCAAAGTCATACAaggatatgtggtatgattgccattcaGGTAAGTTTTTAACAAAGTCAAAATAATGTGGATTACAGCATTCACATACAGCACTCAACACCGAGCAAAACCCATTCCGTATAAAAGTTCATAAatgtgaagaagaaaaaacgaAACCACGAAGAAAAACATCTTTGGCCTTATCTATAACAAAACATGGATTAAAAAAGTCTTCCACCAATCATCTGATTTGTATGACAATCAATCACAGTTTTAACTTCTTTTGAATAGATCAAGTTATTAGACTGATTATTTcgaaaataaattcatcatagataccaggatttcaattttatatttgcgtCAAACGCCCGTTTTGTccataaaagactcatcaatatAATGTCTCTCGAATAAAACAAGTTTAAAGGCCAAATGAAGTACGAAGATGAAGAACAGTTTGAACAATTTCTTGACCAAAGAATTgtagaatacaaaaaataacacatttgTTGCTTCTGATCGTGTCTCCAAAAGTCTGGGATGTCAAATTAATTGGACATGATTGATAGATTATTGTCAATACATCACACATgattattgatgtttttttctctctcctAAGGTGGTTATAAGGGGTTTGGTTTAGCCATGATGATTGATATCCTTAGCGGTATTTTAAGTGGTGCAGAATTTGGGCCAAATTGCAAAGGAGCAGGAAATCTGGTAATATATTGAAAGAACTTTGATTTTAACGTTTTTGTTGATAAGCCAATACTGTTCTTCTGCTCTTGAATTTTGGAGAACATTTGATTGAATTACGTTGTTTTTGCTGATTTTCCCCGCAATATATGTTCtgctctctatatatatatacattatacaaataATTCGTGTTTAACCGAACTTCTTCTTTTGCATTTGAATTTAAGAATTGTATTTGTAATATTCTATTTTATACTGTTTTATGTGAAGACAAATATGCTTTCAGTACTTAAGGAATTAACCCAGTTACGAAATTTGATGACTAATGTAAACAGATATATATCATGTTCACAATTTTCTCAAAAGAAAGGCAAAGGATACCAAATGGACATTCAAACtgataagtcgaaaataaactgaaattgccatagctaaaaaagaaaaagaccaacagaccAACAGAtctagacaaacaatagtacacaaaacagaacatagaaaaatctaagtactgagcaacacgaaccccactcaAAACTTGTGTGATCTCGTgtgttccggaagggtaggcaATGTGAAGATCGCAACTGTTGCCactttttgttgtttaatttttacataattgTGAAGAATATACACGTGATACAGTTATAAGGGATAAAAGCCTTGATTCtttatgattatattttttcatttttttcaacaggGTTTAGGTTTTATAGCAATTGATCCTAATCAATTTGAAGATGGTTTTACAAACAGAATGCAATGTTTGATAGATGCTTGCAGAAATCAGCCCCCTGTATGTTATTAGACTCCATTAATTCACAATAacgtaaataaaaatatatttaacttcATTGTTGATGTAACACGTCCTCTAACTGGCTGCACTATCTATGTTTATCGCCTCATAGGCATGGTGTTCTATATGAATTGCTCATTAagaatggaatttagaattgtATTATAAGTAATGACTGTAAAATTCTATCCATACGAATTTACATTGTAATAACGCGTTATGTGTAGACAGAACAATATTACAGTTACCTATTCCTTAAATGCATTTGTGTACTATGTTAACATTTATAAcaactttgaaacaaatttcataattcaaagtgtaggttttttttttttcattttctttattattcaaagattacaaaaacaattatatataatactATAAAAATGTCTTGAAACTAATAATTTCTATGTTGCTAGGCATGTAAAGTCAAGACTTCAGCATGAAGATACTAAaacgtttaaacagttttatataaATCTATTTTGGTAGAACAGCGACAGAAAGTAGTCAGAAGAAATCGctgtttgtatataaatttgtaCTGAACTATGACATATGTCTGTGAAAAGGGGACTCCTGAAcattaacatttcaatataGTATTTTATTGACTTCAAAGGCTGACAAGGATCGTCCAGTATTAGTTCCAGGGGATCCAGAAAAACAGCACATGGAATTGTGTGATAAACTCGGTGGTATACCATATGCAAGAAATCATTTACAGTTTGTTGTAagtaaataaagacaaaatataaattgcttCTAACGTAGCTTACAAAACAGGAGTTATCCTGCTATTGATGTTACCACAAAATGAACATGCATATGTAACCAATAGAAAACAGTCTACTTTTTAAATAAGAGCAGATAGATATGCGTGGTAAGAATCACTTCACTTGGTCCGTCACTGCTCTGCATTATGCGCATTCCTCTAAAATGACGAGGAAAATATTTAATGCGactaatcaaaatcaaaaaagttttgtGACGCCTTGATTGAGTTAATACAATATTTGACAGGAAACTAGTCCATTACACGAAGTGGGTTATACTTggggtttggtttttttttcatcttctCATGGTTGGCCAAGTTATATAATAATATGATGATGACAGAATTGTTTAGCACAATTAGTGAACAgggaaaatattgttttgaaattttgaaattttactgaCTAGACTagattcataaatttttatgtttgaagtgaaaacatttcatttattctaaataatgttgtgttttgtctttttagGAACGTATTGCACAACGATATAAAATCACACCACTACTATAGGAGATATATCATTAATACAACTAGAGGAGCGAcgtaataataaatattattttgcacACCTGATgttgattgttttacaaaagcaactgtaatttataaaaaaacaaaataatgtgcCTTTAGAAATTTTCGCCTCTATTTAAGAACTTCATTTTAGTGCTGACGTTTGGGACAAAGATCGATATACTTTCATATGGAAGTATGGACTCTTGGTCAGTGATATCATTTTAAACAaccattttaaaattagaaaacatTAGTATTCAGCTTCCTTTCATTGTTCCTTATACGATACTGGTAAATGATAAATACAGGTGATAACTGTGAAAACTTTATTAATCTACATGTGGCTCagtgtttgttttcaaaatgttttaaaagcgCTTTGGCTTAAAGGAGGTTCGCTAGTAATGTTTTGgcttttttgtcagattttcggaatggTTTTGACAATTTGAATGCCTTAATAATGTTTGCCCATTGACCCTCGTTTGTCTTTTAATAAATCTTTCACGTGTACAATTAtcagccatctgtaaaagtcttataaagtgggtctcattggggtttaagcgtgacgcgggatttCCGATTTGTTGTAAGCGTAACACGTggaagtcaaattattgtgtcgtgaaaacgggaaataaGGTCTAGCGGGACCCGGGAAATCACAAAAagatgagaattgcttacgtacattgtgtaagcgggatacgggaatctgacaaaacaggaAGCAGGGTCAAGGATCggaacccccaatgagacccttaaaaaatctttgttatttttaaaagtttttcagaCCTTAAACTGGTCAATACtcaagctatgaaaaatcaaggaAGACCATTTTCCCGCTACAtgtcaatggctaatatcttgaaaacaagcacattaCCCTATATCTTTTCTACTCTTTCGGTTCCTTTATTGATCtcctacatgtatcaatagaacAAGTGTTATGaaaaacttgttatttttaaactaagTAGCGAACTCCCTTAACGGTTGGATGGCTTCTTTTATTTTGTGCCCAATAGATTGagtttgattttttcagtaacaCTTAAGCCTACAACCAGTGaatcctttgaattgttttgttcGTCTGTACGCACAGGACTCCAAAACACGGTGGGCTTCATGGAAGAGCGTAATTTCtgaaagaataataaaataatagcaAAAACTAAGTACATGCATATATCTATAAGGACTTTGGTCTTGTGAGGTAAAGTCTACCGTTTGGTCATTACAAATATGACGGTGAGGTTTCATTATGTAAtaaactactagtatataatatGTTCATTTGGGTTATTGCCCATGTCAATATATTAAGATAGTTCAATAAACTGAATGCTGTTTGGGAGGAAAAAGTGACAACTTCTCGCTATTACCCCTACCGGAAATTAAATGCAAAATTGTGTATTAGAAAAGTTGTGTCCTAGTATTTATTAACCTCTTGATTCAGCCTTTTGCATTTGTTAAATGAATCTTAATATATTAGAAAAGAATATCATCTAGGACATTGAGCAACAGTATTTAACCGATGTTCAAATCGATTATAAAGATACAAAGTACGAACAAAAGCAGAAGAATTGATATGAACTTTTATATGAGCGACAATGTTAGAGTCTCTTTTGAAAGTACCACACACCATAAGAAAACACAGTTTTCGTAGAAGTGCACATcatatgtataatttttaaccttaaaaaagttaaatcatcttttttttctaaaatcgcAACATCCGGTTTGTATGAACATTATATCAGACAAGAATTTACACTGGATGTGATCAATTATACTCACTTCTGAAAAAGAGCTCCCTTCTGCTTTCCGAATGGCAATGATTGCAAAAACTATAATAGGTATAATAGGAGACACGGATATAAGTATTCCAATAACGGCTGCATATTGTGGATATACATAACTCCCATACGCTGGTCTTTTATATCCTGCAAATGTTGATATAACTAATACCTAGAAAGAAATTAGGAAAGACAATATGAATCTGGTGAATCAGCAATTCATTCAATATCATCACTTAAGCAATTCGGTATTTCCCGAGGTGTGTCGTATGTGAAAGGGAATGGTAGTTGTGGATCATATTCCTACAAACAAATGCATGCCACTGATGGTGCAGGTATTCTCTTCAAATCTTGAAGACttgttttatcattattatggtcgtaaatataaatc from Mytilus trossulus isolate FHL-02 chromosome 8, PNRI_Mtr1.1.1.hap1, whole genome shotgun sequence includes the following:
- the LOC134727379 gene encoding uncharacterized oxidoreductase YjmC-like, with protein sequence MDSEIVIPKDKVHNFIVSSLEAVGLTPARGSLVADILVSADYRGIYSHGVILLDKYMDEIRSGVISLEDKEPTVIKESIGTALVDGHSLIGAYVARYCMDIAIRKAKVAGIGFVTCRGANHFGMAGWYSMYAMEQGFVGIALCNTNPRMVPTRGTRPTLGTNPISIAAPGNDGDSFILDMATTVVAAGKLKIMASRHSILPANMIVDVNGHESRNYKDFNGVFPVGGREETGGYKGFGLAMMIDILSGILSGAEFGPNCKGAGNLGLGFIAIDPNQFEDGFTNRMQCLIDACRNQPPVCY